The following are encoded together in the Aciduricibacillus chroicocephali genome:
- a CDS encoding NAD(P)-binding domain-containing protein, translating to MNFELEYLKKSNSRTAIAISTTASHAAPFLLLPRRQADGVALSSFMINNETLLKGILTFFDGEVDSILIDVEPKQKIRLMPIAEKTVRKSHLVAMKPNDVTLESCALLIHHYLGENLEEFRFLILGTGNLAGKTALRLAENGAAVYIAGRSPEKVEKLLGGLNLMLPAHANEIQACREETGTMDAVISFISGIWENEELLESVIESDTLLIDGGIGNFSSHFLEKMLAQNVRMTRLDTRIALPHQLLGMHVYPKDFFEKIHGTEFIEGIPVAAGGFVGPYGTVIVDRIQEPQQVIGIADGKGGVIRDGAIETRGQHAVDKVKKAISIIY from the coding sequence TTGAATTTTGAACTAGAGTACTTGAAGAAATCCAATTCGCGTACCGCAATCGCGATTAGTACGACAGCTAGTCATGCAGCTCCCTTTCTTCTGTTGCCACGGAGACAAGCCGACGGTGTAGCTCTTAGCAGCTTCATGATCAATAATGAGACTCTGCTTAAGGGGATTCTAACGTTTTTTGATGGTGAAGTTGACAGCATTCTCATTGATGTCGAACCAAAACAAAAAATTCGCCTCATGCCGATTGCAGAAAAAACAGTCCGAAAATCTCACCTTGTTGCCATGAAGCCGAACGATGTAACACTTGAATCATGCGCTCTTCTCATTCATCACTATCTTGGTGAGAATCTGGAAGAGTTCAGATTTCTTATTCTTGGTACTGGCAACCTAGCCGGAAAAACGGCTTTGCGCCTTGCCGAAAATGGAGCAGCGGTATATATTGCAGGCCGTTCTCCTGAAAAAGTAGAAAAACTGCTCGGCGGGCTGAATTTGATGCTGCCTGCTCATGCCAATGAGATTCAAGCATGTCGAGAGGAAACAGGAACAATGGATGCCGTCATTTCCTTCATTTCAGGCATATGGGAAAATGAAGAGCTGCTTGAATCTGTAATTGAATCAGACACATTGCTCATCGACGGCGGAATCGGCAATTTCTCATCACACTTCCTGGAAAAGATGCTTGCCCAAAATGTGCGGATGACACGGCTTGATACGCGGATTGCCCTGCCACATCAGTTGCTAGGAATGCACGTTTATCCAAAGGACTTTTTCGAAAAGATTCATGGAACCGAATTTATTGAAGGAATCCCGGTCGCAGCAGGTGGTTTCGTCGGACCATATGGAACGGTTATCGTGGACCGGATTCAGGAACCGCAGCAAGTCATCGGCATTGCCGACGGGAAAGGAGGAGTAATTAGAGATGGAGCAATTGAAACACGTGGACAACATGCAGTCGACAAGGTCAAAAAAGCAATTTCAATTATTTATTAA
- a CDS encoding sugar transferase, whose translation MEQLKHVDNMQSTRSKKQFQLFIKRLFDIIFSLIALIPSSIVFLIVAIMIIKEDGLPVFFKQKRSGKDGKTFLMYKFRSMKVQKASETSVSKPSPYNWTDGVPDDFVFKSATSANPNVTRTGAFIRKYSLDELPQFINVLKGEMSIVGPRPEIIEITKCYNAEQRRRLLVKPGITGLAQANGRSNMDHGEKMKWDLRYVNHFSIWLDFKILLKTVGQVFTGKGSF comes from the coding sequence ATGGAGCAATTGAAACACGTGGACAACATGCAGTCGACAAGGTCAAAAAAGCAATTTCAATTATTTATTAAGCGTTTGTTTGATATCATATTTAGCTTAATCGCCCTTATCCCATCGAGCATCGTCTTTCTGATCGTCGCCATTATGATTATTAAAGAAGATGGTCTTCCCGTCTTTTTCAAGCAGAAACGGAGCGGCAAGGATGGAAAGACATTTCTTATGTATAAATTCCGCTCTATGAAAGTTCAAAAAGCTAGTGAGACTTCTGTTTCAAAGCCAAGTCCCTATAACTGGACAGATGGCGTGCCAGATGATTTCGTTTTCAAATCCGCTACATCTGCCAATCCGAATGTGACACGGACAGGAGCGTTCATCCGCAAGTACAGCCTCGATGAGCTTCCTCAGTTCATCAATGTACTTAAAGGAGAAATGAGTATAGTTGGGCCAAGACCGGAAATTATTGAAATAACAAAATGCTACAATGCCGAACAACGACGCCGCCTGCTCGTAAAACCTGGTATTACGGGGCTCGCACAAGCGAATGGGCGCAGCAACATGGATCATGGCGAGAAAATGAAATGGGATCTCCGTTACGTCAACCATTTCAGCATCTGGCTCGACTTCAAGATACTGCTAAAAACAGTCGGACAAGTGTTTACTGGAAAAGGTTCCTTTTAG
- a CDS encoding response regulator transcription factor produces the protein MIKVLLAENQRLLREGIIAILSSTEDIHVIGSASTGEEAAELIEMESPDIILMDPQLGESDTIDSTMRIKERDPSIKIVLLSNNPDPKFLITALASGADGVLMKDLAPERLILSIRDVYNDQVVLTGEAIKQIAKRIEEFGYNQVEMLDYKLKKENITFSKRELEVANHLMEGKKNREMAEMLELTEGTVKNYISSIYSKLGVHHREKASNYLQGLLES, from the coding sequence ATGATTAAAGTTCTGCTGGCAGAAAATCAGCGGCTTCTTAGAGAGGGCATCATAGCCATTCTTTCAAGTACAGAAGATATCCATGTCATCGGCTCAGCTTCTACAGGGGAGGAAGCTGCTGAATTGATTGAAATGGAATCTCCAGATATCATCTTGATGGATCCACAATTGGGAGAATCAGATACAATAGATTCTACGATGCGCATTAAAGAGAGAGATCCAAGCATCAAAATTGTCCTGCTTTCCAATAATCCAGATCCAAAGTTCCTAATCACAGCATTGGCATCAGGAGCGGATGGTGTCCTAATGAAAGACCTTGCTCCCGAAAGGCTCATCCTGTCCATCCGAGACGTATATAATGATCAGGTTGTCCTTACAGGAGAAGCGATCAAGCAGATTGCAAAACGTATTGAAGAGTTCGGATATAACCAGGTTGAGATGCTTGATTACAAGCTGAAAAAGGAAAATATCACTTTTTCAAAAAGAGAACTTGAAGTGGCCAACCATCTGATGGAAGGCAAAAAGAACCGGGAAATGGCAGAAATGCTCGAACTGACAGAAGGAACAGTGAAAAATTATATTAGCTCGATCTATAGTAAGCTCGGTGTACATCACCGGGAGAAAGCGAGCAATTATCTTCAAGGTTTGTTGGAATCCTAA
- a CDS encoding LysM peptidoglycan-binding domain-containing protein produces MLSLQNKKMIFSVTATAAIAASFAAADKAEAATYKVKSGDTLSVIAAKYKTTVVSLKSVNKLKSDTIYVGQTLETAAKQTSSTSTSKKPSKTSSTAQYVVQAGDSLSKIAYGHGLSIDELMKLNNLSTTLIRPGQTLKIVGTGVAQSDKPVQVTPTKPNVENKPATPQPTQGTAYTVVSGDTLSGIASKTGITVAVLKSLNNLSSDIIYVGQKLTLKGSSSSGSSGTGNVQQTAKPSQPGSFNVSSLISTAQSQIGTPYVWGGSAPGGFDCSGFIHYAYNSAGKTMSRTSAAGYFNRSAYVTKPQPGDLVFFKDTYARGISHLGIYLGGGDFIHAGGDRVQISNVNDSYWSKHFDSYKRFY; encoded by the coding sequence ATGTTGAGTTTGCAAAATAAAAAAATGATATTTTCTGTCACAGCGACTGCAGCCATAGCCGCCTCATTTGCTGCGGCGGACAAAGCTGAAGCGGCGACTTACAAAGTCAAGAGTGGTGACACCTTGTCAGTAATCGCAGCTAAGTACAAGACGACAGTTGTTTCGCTTAAATCTGTCAATAAGCTCAAGAGTGATACAATTTATGTTGGGCAAACTTTGGAAACTGCCGCAAAGCAGACTTCCTCTACTTCTACTTCGAAAAAGCCGTCCAAAACAAGTTCGACAGCGCAATATGTTGTCCAAGCTGGGGATTCACTGTCCAAGATTGCTTACGGTCATGGTCTTTCCATTGACGAACTAATGAAGTTGAACAATCTATCCACAACTTTGATCCGACCTGGGCAAACTTTGAAAATCGTTGGTACCGGGGTTGCACAATCTGATAAGCCTGTACAAGTAACACCAACAAAGCCTAATGTAGAGAACAAACCTGCAACACCTCAACCTACCCAAGGTACGGCGTATACTGTTGTAAGTGGCGATACTCTTTCTGGCATTGCAAGCAAGACAGGCATTACAGTTGCTGTACTCAAATCTTTAAACAATCTTTCTTCCGACATTATTTATGTAGGTCAAAAACTTACTTTGAAAGGCTCTTCTTCCAGTGGTTCTTCAGGCACAGGAAATGTTCAGCAGACTGCCAAGCCTTCACAACCCGGTTCTTTCAATGTAAGCTCCTTGATTTCTACTGCCCAATCACAAATCGGTACTCCTTATGTTTGGGGCGGTTCGGCTCCTGGAGGTTTTGACTGCAGCGGTTTCATTCATTACGCATATAATAGTGCAGGAAAAACAATGTCCCGAACTTCTGCGGCTGGTTATTTCAACCGATCAGCTTATGTAACAAAACCACAGCCTGGCGATCTCGTTTTCTTCAAAGATACATATGCAAGAGGCATCTCTCATCTTGGAATCTATCTCGGCGGCGGCGACTTCATTCATGCCGGCGGCGACAGAGTGCAAATCTCCAATGTGAACGATTCCTATTGGAGCAAGCATTTTGATAGTTACAAACGATTCTACTAA
- a CDS encoding LysM peptidoglycan-binding domain-containing protein produces the protein MRYKKLIMSVTATATIAASFIGAGSAEAAAYKVKKGDTLYSIAHKNKTSVSSLKSINKLKSSNIKVGQVLQTTAKKKAASSKTKVAKSAAVKTASTKVYTVKKGDTLYRIATNNKISVNTLKAWNGLKSNNIKVGQKLTVKGGKAVKSSSVKQTSNNVSSAGYDVDKLISVAKDQLGTPYVFGGSSPSGFDCSGFISYVYNKAGKSIGRTSAAGFYSKASSVSNPEVGDLVFFAGTYKSGISHVGIYIGGNQFIHAGGDRVQITSLSNSYWKSHFHSYKRFN, from the coding sequence TTGCGTTATAAAAAATTGATTATGTCCGTTACAGCTACTGCAACAATCGCAGCTTCATTCATTGGTGCCGGTTCAGCAGAGGCAGCAGCCTACAAAGTCAAAAAAGGCGACACTTTGTACTCAATCGCTCACAAAAACAAAACTTCAGTATCCAGCTTGAAATCAATTAATAAACTGAAGAGCAGCAATATCAAAGTCGGACAAGTACTTCAAACGACTGCAAAGAAAAAAGCAGCTTCCAGCAAAACGAAAGTCGCAAAGTCAGCTGCTGTTAAAACAGCTTCAACAAAAGTATATACAGTTAAAAAAGGCGATACACTTTACAGAATCGCTACAAATAATAAAATCAGCGTCAACACGCTAAAAGCATGGAACGGTTTGAAATCCAACAATATTAAAGTCGGCCAAAAGCTAACAGTTAAAGGCGGCAAAGCTGTTAAATCTTCATCTGTTAAGCAAACTTCAAACAACGTAAGCTCTGCAGGCTACGATGTGGACAAGCTTATCTCAGTTGCTAAAGATCAGCTAGGCACTCCATATGTGTTCGGTGGTTCTAGCCCAAGCGGTTTCGACTGCAGTGGTTTCATCAGCTATGTTTACAACAAAGCTGGTAAATCTATCGGTCGTACTTCTGCAGCAGGCTTCTATAGCAAAGCTTCATCAGTAAGCAACCCTGAAGTTGGTGACCTTGTATTCTTCGCTGGTACTTACAAGTCAGGTATTTCACATGTTGGTATCTATATCGGTGGCAACCAGTTCATCCATGCTGGCGGCGACAGAGTTCAAATTACTAGCTTGAGCAACTCTTACTGGAAGTCTCATTTCCACAGCTACAAGCGTTTCAACTAA
- a CDS encoding transcription repressor NadR, translating to MDNSRKMTGPERQVFILDQLKKAETPISGRELANMTNVSRQIIVQDVSLLKAKKEPIIATSQGYVYMMEKKTDGMKQRTIVCRHKPEETLEELQAIVDCGAYVYDVRVEHPVYGDLTGILNITNRQEAEKFVRSLKMTNASLLLELTDGLHLHTIAATTEDKLDAACEELKTRGFIFE from the coding sequence GTGGACAATAGTAGAAAAATGACCGGACCTGAACGCCAGGTATTTATACTGGATCAGTTAAAGAAAGCTGAGACGCCGATTTCCGGAAGAGAGCTGGCAAACATGACAAATGTCAGCAGGCAGATCATCGTTCAGGATGTCTCACTTTTGAAAGCAAAAAAAGAACCGATCATCGCAACGAGCCAAGGGTATGTCTATATGATGGAAAAGAAAACCGATGGGATGAAACAACGTACAATTGTCTGTCGGCATAAGCCTGAGGAAACTTTGGAAGAATTACAGGCAATTGTCGATTGCGGTGCCTATGTCTATGATGTCCGGGTTGAACATCCGGTTTATGGAGATTTGACCGGCATCCTGAACATAACGAATCGGCAGGAGGCAGAGAAATTCGTCCGCTCGCTGAAAATGACAAACGCATCCTTGTTGCTGGAGCTGACAGATGGTTTGCATCTTCATACGATTGCAGCAACGACAGAGGATAAGTTGGATGCTGCTTGCGAAGAATTGAAGACGAGAGGCTTTATATTTGAATAA
- a CDS encoding IscS subfamily cysteine desulfurase → MIYLDYAAATPMTETALDVYTKVAREFFGNPISLHNTGTAAAELVEASRAMIARLIGGEKEGIYFTGGGSESNELALESIIKGQGKKGSHLITTVLEHSSVYNYFREKERQGFEVAWIPVNEYGQVNPEEIREAIREDTILASIHYGNGEIGTIQPLEAIGDICREADVVLHSDCAQVFGKKPLNLAELPVDSISISSSKIGGPKGIGAVYIRPGVRWLPKIEGTTHESGFRAGTLDVPGICAFAASAKWTVERSLEESVRLENLRNLAIHELQRLTHKVAIEGHPDPAWHLPHVLALRPIGMEGQYAMLEMNRLGVAISTGSACLVGQSAPPRAMKVLGRSDMEAKEFIRLSFGRSTDEQSLETALLKLEEALVTFYNRKDKVRI, encoded by the coding sequence GTGATTTATCTTGATTATGCAGCAGCGACACCAATGACAGAAACAGCATTGGATGTATATACAAAAGTAGCTAGAGAGTTTTTTGGTAATCCAATCAGTCTCCACAATACGGGGACAGCTGCAGCGGAACTTGTCGAAGCGAGCCGCGCCATGATTGCACGTTTAATTGGAGGAGAGAAGGAAGGAATCTATTTTACAGGAGGGGGTTCTGAATCTAATGAACTCGCACTGGAATCTATTATAAAAGGACAGGGAAAGAAGGGGAGCCATCTCATTACGACTGTTCTTGAGCACTCTTCCGTTTACAATTATTTCAGAGAGAAGGAAAGGCAAGGCTTTGAAGTTGCATGGATTCCCGTCAATGAATATGGACAAGTGAATCCAGAAGAGATTAGAGAAGCAATCCGGGAAGATACAATTCTGGCTTCCATCCATTATGGAAACGGAGAAATTGGAACGATACAACCGCTTGAAGCGATAGGTGACATTTGCCGGGAAGCTGATGTTGTTCTGCACTCCGACTGTGCACAGGTTTTTGGTAAAAAGCCTCTTAACCTAGCTGAACTTCCGGTAGACAGCATTTCTATTTCCAGCTCAAAAATAGGCGGACCTAAAGGAATTGGAGCAGTTTACATCCGTCCAGGAGTTCGCTGGCTGCCGAAGATTGAAGGGACAACACATGAGAGCGGTTTTCGTGCTGGAACGCTTGATGTCCCGGGAATTTGTGCTTTTGCCGCATCAGCAAAATGGACAGTAGAAAGAAGTCTTGAGGAATCAGTAAGATTGGAAAATTTGCGTAATCTGGCTATTCATGAACTTCAGCGCCTAACTCATAAGGTAGCAATAGAAGGGCACCCGGATCCTGCCTGGCATTTGCCGCATGTGTTAGCACTCAGGCCTATCGGGATGGAGGGCCAGTATGCGATGCTTGAGATGAATCGGCTCGGCGTAGCCATTTCGACCGGCAGTGCTTGTCTTGTCGGACAATCAGCACCACCACGCGCTATGAAAGTACTTGGCCGCAGTGACATGGAAGCAAAAGAATTCATCCGTCTTTCTTTTGGACGTTCGACAGATGAACAGTCATTAGAGACTGCTCTACTTAAACTGGAAGAGGCGCTCGTCACGTTCTATAATAGAAAAGATAAGGTACGCATATAG
- the nadB gene encoding L-aspartate oxidase: MNDRIIIIGSGIAALAAADILCKTKNVIIFTKSQVSDGNSVLAQGGIAAAIDKQDSWQEHFEDSLTAACMHADSATLELLVKNGPACIKRLIAKGMSFDKDASGQPDLAREGAHGKRRILHSGGDATGRKLMELFINELKDSPNITFHENELAIELIVGDEGRCCGVYTRNDADRLIAHEADAVILATGGTGSLYSCTSNHPNCTGDGIAMAYRAGAEIADMEFIQFHPTILHHDGESLGLVSEAVRGEGAILKNELGEAFMENVHPLRDLAPRDVVARALHMQYQNGHKVMLDISPVRHFSKRFPTITEMCSNNGVDVEQSSIPVMPGAHFLMGGIRVNPYGETSLPGLFAIGECACTGVHGANRLASNSLLEGLVFGSLTAGRLLDHKHFEATVQSNLPNRKEPYNDPKLPEIEEIQQNMMHYAGLVRDESGLKKLIAWLTQHDFLSLDLRRCSREAAEKINMLTTAWLIATSALERTESRGSHFRADFPVSSIDWQGKRIIHEISEKVSATAI, translated from the coding sequence ATGAATGACCGTATCATCATCATTGGCAGCGGCATTGCTGCACTGGCCGCGGCTGATATTCTTTGCAAGACTAAAAATGTGATTATCTTCACAAAGTCACAAGTGTCAGATGGCAATTCAGTACTTGCCCAAGGTGGTATTGCTGCCGCTATTGATAAACAGGACAGCTGGCAGGAACATTTTGAAGACTCGCTCACTGCTGCATGCATGCACGCGGACTCTGCCACTCTGGAACTTCTCGTTAAAAATGGTCCCGCCTGCATCAAGAGACTGATTGCCAAAGGAATGTCTTTTGATAAAGATGCTTCAGGTCAACCAGATCTTGCACGTGAAGGTGCACACGGCAAGAGAAGAATCCTTCATAGCGGCGGAGACGCAACAGGACGTAAACTCATGGAATTGTTTATAAATGAATTGAAGGATAGCCCAAACATTACATTTCATGAAAATGAACTGGCAATTGAACTCATTGTTGGGGATGAGGGCCGGTGCTGTGGTGTGTATACGCGTAATGATGCTGACCGGCTGATTGCTCATGAAGCCGATGCTGTCATTCTTGCAACAGGTGGAACCGGGTCACTGTATAGTTGCACTTCGAATCACCCGAATTGCACAGGAGACGGTATTGCGATGGCTTACCGGGCAGGAGCTGAGATTGCTGATATGGAATTTATCCAGTTTCACCCGACGATCCTGCATCATGATGGAGAAAGCCTTGGCCTCGTCTCCGAGGCAGTCAGAGGAGAAGGTGCCATTTTAAAAAATGAATTGGGCGAAGCATTCATGGAAAATGTCCACCCGCTCCGTGATCTTGCTCCCCGTGATGTCGTTGCCAGAGCGCTCCATATGCAGTACCAAAATGGTCACAAAGTTATGCTTGATATATCACCGGTACGTCATTTCAGTAAGCGATTCCCGACAATTACAGAGATGTGCAGTAACAATGGAGTTGATGTGGAACAATCCTCTATTCCAGTCATGCCAGGTGCTCATTTCCTGATGGGTGGTATTAGAGTGAATCCGTACGGAGAAACTTCTTTGCCTGGACTTTTCGCCATTGGAGAGTGTGCCTGCACAGGTGTTCATGGCGCGAACCGGCTTGCAAGCAACTCTCTTTTGGAGGGGCTTGTATTCGGCAGCTTGACTGCGGGACGATTGCTCGATCATAAGCATTTCGAGGCGACCGTACAATCAAATCTTCCAAACAGAAAAGAACCATACAATGATCCAAAACTTCCTGAAATAGAAGAAATTCAGCAAAACATGATGCACTACGCCGGGCTTGTCCGCGATGAATCCGGTTTAAAAAAGCTGATTGCCTGGCTTACACAGCATGATTTTCTTAGTCTGGACTTGCGCCGCTGTTCCCGAGAAGCTGCTGAGAAAATCAATATGCTCACAACTGCTTGGCTTATCGCCACATCAGCGCTTGAACGGACGGAAAGCCGCGGTTCACATTTCCGGGCCGACTTCCCGGTAAGCAGTATAGATTGGCAAGGGAAACGGATCATTCACGAAATCTCAGAAAAAGTTTCTGCGACAGCAATATAG
- the nadC gene encoding carboxylating nicotinate-nucleotide diphosphorylase — MNLLNLRTMLKSFLLEDIGSDDLTSSAIFPPNLDGEGYFAAKEHGILAGSEIIRETYQLLDPSIRVELLLSDGSEVKPGDKIACVFGPIRQLLSGERVILNLMQRMSGIATLTKECVEILNDPSIRILDTRKTTPGLRMLEKYAVRVGGGWNHRFGLYDGIMIKDNHIAFCGSITEAVHKARSHAGHMVKIEVETESSEQVEEAVAAGADVIMFDNQPPESVRELVKLVPEHIWTEASGGINPQNLASYRNTGVNGISLGALTHSVRSLDISFLEKGGKPHYKKVVSLSNHEGGGVH; from the coding sequence ATGAATTTGTTGAACTTGCGCACAATGCTCAAATCCTTTCTCTTGGAGGACATTGGATCTGATGATTTGACGAGCAGCGCGATTTTCCCGCCCAACCTCGATGGAGAAGGTTATTTTGCAGCGAAAGAACATGGCATACTAGCCGGCAGTGAAATCATACGTGAGACATATCAACTGCTGGATCCATCAATCCGTGTGGAGCTTCTTCTATCTGATGGCAGCGAAGTGAAGCCTGGTGATAAAATTGCGTGTGTTTTCGGACCAATTCGGCAACTGCTCTCCGGTGAACGGGTCATTCTCAATCTCATGCAACGAATGAGTGGCATTGCAACATTAACAAAGGAATGTGTAGAAATCCTTAATGATCCTTCCATCCGTATACTAGACACGAGAAAGACTACACCCGGATTACGGATGCTCGAGAAATACGCTGTTCGTGTTGGTGGCGGCTGGAATCACCGGTTCGGCCTTTATGATGGCATTATGATCAAAGACAATCATATCGCCTTTTGCGGCTCCATAACAGAGGCGGTACATAAAGCGCGATCTCATGCCGGGCATATGGTAAAAATAGAAGTCGAGACCGAATCATCGGAACAAGTTGAAGAAGCAGTCGCTGCAGGAGCGGATGTCATTATGTTCGACAATCAACCTCCAGAAAGTGTCCGTGAATTGGTCAAACTAGTTCCAGAGCACATTTGGACCGAAGCATCCGGCGGAATTAATCCACAAAATCTGGCAAGTTACCGCAATACCGGTGTTAACGGAATTTCGCTCGGTGCTCTCACCCATTCTGTACGGTCACTGGATATTAGCTTTTTGGAAAAAGGCGGTAAGCCACATTATAAAAAAGTAGTATCTCTATCAAATCATGAAGGAGGCGGCGTACATTGA
- the nadA gene encoding quinolinate synthase NadA, which translates to MSLLELLQGTENHLLPARYSALSDDEMEQRIWSIKHKMKEKLYIPGHHYQKDEVIQFADAAGDSLQLAQLSAANKEAEFIVFCGVHFMAETADILTDSHQKVILPDMRAGCSMADMANITQTERGWKVMQQTFGDTILPLTYVNSTAAIKAFVGQHGGATVTSSNAKKMLEWAFTQKERILFLPDQHLGRNTAYDLGIPLDEMAIWNPIAERFEYDGDDLQKVKVILWKGHCSVHENFTVANIEEIRRTKPETNIIVHPECSREVVALSDYNGSTNYIIKTLEAAEPGTSWAVGTEMNLVNRLAKEHADKDVFSLNSMMCPCLTMNRIDLAHLLWSLESIEEGLVRNQIIVDPEVSRWAVLALDRMLERA; encoded by the coding sequence TTGAGCCTGCTCGAACTTTTGCAAGGTACTGAAAATCATCTGCTTCCTGCCCGTTACTCAGCTTTAAGTGATGATGAGATGGAACAACGCATTTGGTCTATTAAACATAAGATGAAAGAAAAGCTATACATCCCCGGACACCATTATCAGAAGGATGAAGTAATTCAATTCGCAGATGCCGCGGGTGACTCATTACAGCTCGCCCAACTGTCAGCTGCGAATAAAGAAGCAGAATTTATCGTCTTCTGCGGTGTGCACTTCATGGCGGAAACGGCTGATATTCTGACAGACTCTCATCAAAAAGTCATTCTTCCTGACATGCGCGCCGGCTGTTCAATGGCCGATATGGCGAATATTACACAGACAGAACGTGGCTGGAAAGTGATGCAACAAACATTTGGAGATACGATTCTGCCTCTTACATATGTGAATTCGACTGCCGCAATCAAAGCGTTTGTCGGACAGCATGGCGGAGCGACTGTCACGTCTTCCAATGCTAAGAAAATGCTCGAATGGGCATTTACCCAGAAGGAACGCATCCTCTTCCTTCCAGACCAGCACCTTGGACGGAATACGGCTTATGACCTTGGCATTCCACTTGATGAAATGGCAATCTGGAACCCAATTGCTGAGCGCTTCGAATATGACGGGGATGATTTGCAAAAGGTAAAAGTCATTCTATGGAAAGGACATTGTTCAGTCCATGAGAATTTCACTGTTGCCAATATCGAAGAGATCCGTCGGACAAAGCCGGAAACGAATATTATCGTCCACCCGGAGTGCAGCCGTGAAGTTGTCGCACTTTCCGATTATAATGGCTCGACGAATTATATAATTAAAACATTGGAAGCAGCTGAGCCTGGAACGAGTTGGGCTGTCGGCACAGAGATGAATCTTGTAAACCGTCTTGCAAAAGAACATGCGGATAAAGATGTTTTCTCACTGAATTCTATGATGTGCCCTTGCCTTACAATGAACAGGATTGATCTCGCTCACTTGCTTTGGTCCTTGGAATCCATTGAAGAAGGTCTCGTTCGCAACCAGATTATTGTTGATCCAGAAGTATCCAGATGGGCTGTTCTCGCCCTTGATCGCATGTTGGAAAGAGCATGA
- a CDS encoding YvrJ family protein: MDTSWATLVTDVGFPIMVTFYLLHRIEGKMNVLIESVRKLPDKMQPFRPV, from the coding sequence ATGGATACGTCATGGGCTACGCTCGTCACAGATGTCGGTTTCCCGATAATGGTCACATTTTATCTCTTGCATAGAATTGAAGGGAAAATGAATGTACTCATCGAATCGGTCCGGAAGCTGCCTGATAAGATGCAGCCATTTCGTCCAGTATGA
- a CDS encoding DUF2922 domain-containing protein: MKTLELRFENEMGKVSTLSITEPSEPVDPLLVSAAMDEIIANSVFTSPGGDFVKKVDARIVERKVEQIEVN, translated from the coding sequence TTGAAGACATTGGAATTGAGGTTCGAGAATGAGATGGGGAAGGTGAGTACCCTTTCGATAACAGAGCCGAGCGAACCGGTAGATCCGCTCCTCGTCTCAGCTGCCATGGATGAAATTATTGCTAACAGCGTGTTCACATCGCCCGGCGGCGACTTTGTCAAAAAAGTAGACGCCCGGATTGTTGAACGGAAAGTGGAACAAATTGAAGTGAATTAA
- a CDS encoding DUF1659 domain-containing protein, producing MAIAQRYQTQLRLIQQHGVDIDTGQPIYKTRTYNNIKESATAAQLLAVATAITGLQKFDLARLERRDDLQIVKA from the coding sequence ATGGCAATTGCACAGCGTTACCAAACTCAATTACGCTTGATTCAACAGCACGGTGTTGATATTGACACTGGCCAGCCGATCTACAAGACGAGAACGTACAACAACATCAAAGAAAGTGCTACGGCAGCACAATTGCTTGCAGTAGCAACAGCGATTACAGGCTTGCAAAAGTTTGATCTTGCAAGATTGGAAAGACGAGACGACCTGCAAATCGTCAAAGCTTAA